Proteins encoded within one genomic window of Mesorhizobium sp. AR10:
- the clpS gene encoding ATP-dependent Clp protease adapter ClpS, whose amino-acid sequence MPEITTKPQTKTQPKTERPKLYKVILVNDDFTPREFVVTVLKGEFKLNEDQAHRVMITAHRRGVCVVAVFTRDVAETKAMRATDAGKAKGYPLMFTTEPEE is encoded by the coding sequence ATGCCTGAAATCACCACAAAACCTCAAACCAAAACGCAACCGAAGACCGAACGGCCGAAGCTCTACAAGGTCATCCTCGTCAATGACGATTTTACGCCGCGCGAATTCGTGGTGACGGTGCTGAAGGGCGAGTTCAAGCTGAACGAAGACCAGGCGCATCGGGTGATGATCACCGCGCACCGGCGCGGCGTCTGCGTTGTCGCCGTCTTCACCAGGGACGTCGCCGAAACCAAGGCGATGCGGGCGACCGATGCCGGCAAGGCCAAAGGCTATCCGCTAATGTTCACGACAGAGCCGGAGGAGTGA
- a CDS encoding response regulator produces MKSDAHILIVDDDKGIRDLLQEFFQKRGLHTSVAADGVEMEAILRRAQVDLVVLDVMLPGKSGLELCRDIRANYSTPIIMLTAVTETTDRVVGLEMGADDYVPKPFDPRELLARIRAVLRRNGAAEPRRPSTRQIYHFAGWTMDCSRRRLMAPGDVRVELTMAEFNLLQTFVKSAQRVLTRDQLIELSGGDSDYSFDRSIDILVSRLRRKMEDDPKTPKLILTVRSGGYQFLPETTSE; encoded by the coding sequence GTGAAATCCGACGCACACATACTGATCGTCGACGACGACAAGGGCATCCGCGACCTGCTGCAGGAATTCTTCCAGAAGCGCGGGTTGCACACTTCGGTTGCCGCCGACGGCGTCGAGATGGAAGCCATCCTCCGGCGGGCACAGGTCGATCTTGTCGTCCTCGACGTGATGCTGCCGGGGAAGAGCGGGTTGGAGCTGTGCCGCGATATTCGGGCGAATTATTCGACGCCGATCATCATGCTGACCGCGGTCACCGAGACGACCGACCGCGTCGTGGGTCTGGAGATGGGCGCCGACGACTATGTGCCGAAACCCTTTGACCCACGCGAGCTGCTGGCCCGGATTCGCGCCGTGCTGAGGCGCAACGGCGCCGCCGAGCCGCGGCGGCCTAGCACACGGCAGATCTATCATTTCGCCGGCTGGACGATGGACTGCTCGCGCCGCCGGCTGATGGCGCCCGGCGACGTCAGGGTCGAGCTGACGATGGCGGAGTTCAACCTGTTGCAGACTTTCGTCAAGAGTGCGCAGCGCGTGCTCACCCGTGACCAACTCATCGAACTGTCCGGAGGTGACAGCGACTACAGCTTCGACCGCAGCATCGATATTCTGGTCAGCCGGCTGCGGCGCAAGATGGAAGACGACCCGAAAACGCCGAAACTGATCCTGACCGTGCGCAGCGGCGGCTATCAGTTCCTCCCCGAGACAACGTCCGAATGA